From a region of the Coffea arabica cultivar ET-39 chromosome 3e, Coffea Arabica ET-39 HiFi, whole genome shotgun sequence genome:
- the LOC113740191 gene encoding selenium-binding protein 1, translated as MAAAVATDVVTRNGHSCCSEKGPGYASPLEAMSGPRECLIYVTCVYTGTGKEKPDYLATVDVDPSSPTYSKVIHRLPMPYVGDELHHSGWNACSSCHGDPSATRRFLVLPSLISGRIYAVDTKEDPKAPALHKVVEREDIIQKTGLAFPHTAHCLASGDIMVSCLGDKDGNAKGNGFLLLDSEFNVKGRWDKPGHSPLYGYDFWYQPRHKTMISTSWGAPAAFTKGFNLQHVADGLYGRHLHVYSWPDCELKQTLDLGNTGLIPLEIRFLHDPSKDTGFVGCALTSNMVRFFKNPDDTWSHEVSISVKSVKVQNWILPEMPGLITDFLISLDDRFLYLANWLHGDIRQYNIEDPKSPKLTGQIWVGGLFRKGRSVVAEAEDGTTYQVDVPEIQGNQLRGGPQMIQLSLDGKRLYATNSLFSAWDRQFYPDLVEKGGHIIQIDVDTEKGGLTINPNFFVDFGAEPDGPSLAHEMRYPGGDCTSDIWI; from the exons ATGGCCGCTGCTGTTGCAACTGATGTAGTGACTAGAAATGGCCATAGCTGCTGCAGTGAAAAGGGTCCAGGTTATGCTAGCCCGCTTGAGGCCATGTCTGGTCCCAGAGAATGTCTTATTTATGTTACCTGTGTCTATACAG GAACAGGAAAGGAGAAGCCTGACTACTTGGCCACAGTCGATGTAGATCCAAGTTCACCAACTTACTCAAAAGTTATCCACAGGCTGCCTATGCCCTATGTGGGTGATGAACTACATCATTCAGGATGGAATGCCTGCAGCTCCTGCCATGGAGATCCGTCAGCTACTCGGAGATTTCTTGTCTTGCCTTCGTTAAT ATCTGGACGCATATACGCTGTTGATACAAAGGAGGACCCAAAGGCTCCAGCTCTGCACAAGGTTGTTGAGCGTGAAGATATCATACAGAAGACTGGTTTAGCATTTCCGCACACTGCCCATTGTCTTGCTTCTGGTGATATCATGGTGTCATGTCTTGGAGATAAAGATGGAAATGCCAAAGGAAACGGCTTCCTTTTGCTTGACTCAGAATTCAATGTGAAAGGAAG GTGGGACAAACCTGGACATAGCCCGCTTTATGGTTATGATTTCTGGTACCAGCCAAGGCACAAAACCATGATCAGCACTTCGTGGGGAGCCCCAGCCGCTTTTACCAAAGGTTTCAACCTCCAGCATGTTGCAGATGGCCTTTATGGACGGCATTTGCATGTCTATAGCTGGCCTGATTGTGAATTAAAACAGACATTGGATCTTGGCAACACAGGACTCATACCATTGGAG ATTAGGTTCCTGCATGATCCATCCAAAGATACTGGCTTTGTTGGTTGTGCCTTGACCAGCAACATGGTACGATTTTTTAAAAACCCAGATGACACATGGAGCCATGAG GTATCAATATCAGTAAAATCAGTGAAGGTGCAGAATTGGATCCTTCCTGAAATGCCTGGTCTAATAACAGATTTTCTTATATCTCTTGATGATCGTTTCCTTTACTTGGCCAACTGGCTTCATGGTGATATACGCCAGTATAACATTGAGGACCCTAAAAGCCCTAAGCTTACTGGGCAAATATGGGTTGGAGGTTTGTTTCGAAAAGGTAGATCTGTAGTTGCTGAAGCTGAAGATGGGACAACATATCAAGTTGATGTCCCAGAAATCCAG GGGAACCAACTGAGAGGAGGGCCTCAGATGATTCAGTTGAGTTTAGATGGAAAGCGGCTTTATGCAACCAACTCACTCTTCAGTGCTTGGGATCGCCAGTTTTACCCTGATCTTGTGGAGAAGGGAGGGCATATCATACAGATTGATGTTGACACAGAGAAAGGTGGTCTGACCATCAATCCCAACTTTTTTGTTGACTTTGGGGCTGAACCAGATGGTCCTTCCTTAGCACATGAGATGAGATATCCTGGGGGTGACTGCACTTCCGATATATGGATATGA
- the LOC113739434 gene encoding pentatricopeptide repeat-containing protein At4g14050, mitochondrial gives MHHSQLLHQLKQCIKFQALIEGQNIHAYILKTGLDCYLPHFSNVLIDLYGKCGLVPDALKVFEKMPHRDLFSWASILTAYNQADLPHRTLCLFTKMSWLDYLKPDHFVFSTLIKACASLSNVRLGEQVHARFVVSPYSHDDVVKSSLVDMYAKCGFPDNARIVFDSICSKNLFSWTAVISGYSRSGRKFEAVQMFQSLEDKNVYAWTALISGLVQKGHYVDAFELFVEMRREGVEITDPFVLSSITGAAASLAALELGKQVHCLVLTLGYECSMFVSNALVDMYAKCSDVSIAKKIFDSMWERDVVSWTSIIVGMAQHGRAGEALVLYDEMIMAGLKPNEVTFVGLIYACSHVGLVERGRGLFNSMVKDYGLLPSLHHYTCLLDLYSRSGHLDEAEDLLTAMPFQPDEAAWAALLCACKRHGNIKMGVRVADRLLSLGPEDPSTCILLSNAYAGAGIWENVSKVRKLMTHMDTKKEPGYSRIDLGKESLVFYAGESLHPMRDEISTLLKEMDAEMRRRGYVPDTSLVLHDMGQQEKERQLFWHSERLAVAYGLLNSVPGAVIRIVKNLRVCGDCHNVLKFICSITNREIVVRDSTRFHHFKDGKCSCCDFW, from the coding sequence ATGCACCACTCTCAACTCCTTCACCAACTGAAACAATGCATAAAATTCCAAGCTCTTATAGAAGGCCAAAATATCCATGCCTACATACTCAAAACCGGGCTAGACTGTTATTTACCCCATTTTTCCAATGTCCTGATAGATTTATATGGAAAATGTGGCCTAGTTCCAGATGCCTTGAAGGTGTTCGAGAAAATGCCTCACAGAGACTTGTTCTCTTGGGCATCAATTTTAACCGCTTATAACCAAGCAGACCTTCCCCACCGAACTCTTTGCCTGTTTACCAAGATGTCCTGGCTGGATTACCTAAAGCCTGACCATTTTGTTTTCTCGACCCTGATCAAGGCTTGTGCCAGCTTGAGTAATGTAAGGCTTGGCGAACAAGTGCATGCCCGATTTGTAGTATCACCGTATTCACATGATGATGTTGTTAAGTCGTCTTTAGTTGATATGTATGCGAAATGTGGATTTCCTGATAATGCTCGTATTGTTTTCGATTCAATTTGTTCGAaaaatttgttttcttggaCTGCTGTAATATCAGGGTATTCTAGGAGTGGTAGGAAATTTGAAGCTGTTCAAATGTTTCAAAGTTTGGAAGATAAGAATGTGTATGCTTGGACGGCATTAATATCTGGATTGGTGCAGAAAGGACATTATGTTGATGCATTTGAACTTTTTGTGGAAATGAGAAGAGAAGGGGTTGAAATCACGGACCCCTTTGTTCTGTCAAGCATCACTGGAGCTGCTGCTAGCTTAGCAGCATTGGAGCTTGGAAAGCAAGTGCATTGCTTGGTTTTGACCCTTGGTTATGAATGTAGCATGTTTGTTAGTAATGCGCTTGTGGATATGTATGCTAAATGCAGTGATGTGTCCATTGCAAAGAAGATTTTTGACAGCATGTGGGAGAGGGATGTGGTTTCTTGGACCTCAATTATAGTCGGTATGGCACAGCATGGGCGAGCCGGTGAAGCATTGGTCCTTTATGATGAGATGATTATGGCTGGACTGAAGCCAAATGAGGTGACTTTTGTAGGACTAATATATGCCTGTAGTCATGTGGGATTGGTAGAAAGAGGTCGTGGACTTTTCAACTCAATGGTCAAGGATTATGGATTGCTTCCATCTCTGCATCACTATACGTGCTTATTGGATCTATATAGTCGATCAGGGCATCTTGATGAGGCAGAAGATCTCCTTACAGCAATGCCTTTCCAGCCTGATGAGGCTGCCTGGGCAGCCTTATTATGTGCTTGTAAGCGGCATGGAAATATCAAAATGGGTGTTAGGGTGGCTGATCGTCTACTGAGCTTAGGACCAGAAGATCCTTCAACTTGTATACTGCTGTCTAACGCTTATGCTGGAGCTGGTATTTGGGAAAATGTGTCAAAGGTGAGAAAGTTAATGACACATATGGACACAAAAAAGGAGCCTGGTTACAGTCGGATTGACCTGGGAAAGGAAAGCCTTGTTTTCTATGCTGGGGAGTCATTGCATCCTATGAGAGATGAGATTTCTACTCTGCTTAAAGAGATGGATGCGGAAATGCGGAGAAGAGGTTATGTGCCTGATACTAGTTTGGTTTTGCACGATATGGGGCagcaagagaaagaaagacAGCTCTTTTGGCATAGTGAGAGATTGGCTGTGGCTTATGGGCTGCTAAATTCTGTTCCAGGGGCTGTAATACGCATAGTAAAAAATCTGAGAGTTTGTGGAGATTGTCATAATGTGCTCAAGTTTATTTGCTCCATAACAAATAGGGAAATTGTTGTTAGGGACTCCACCCGGTTCCATCATTTCAAAGACGGGAAGTGTTCATGTTGCGACTTTTGGTGA